In the genome of Ensifer sp. WSM1721, the window GCGCCTCAGGAATTGTGCGCCCGATATCCCGAGCGCCTTCAACGGCAGGTCGTCGCTGTCGAAATCGGGAACAACCTCGCAATAATCAAGGCCGTATCGGCTTGAAAGCCTCTGCTCCAGCTCGACGCATTCGGAGACGTCACCGTCGATATAGACCTTCACCAGACCTTCCTGGTTCGCCTTCATGATCAGTCGGTGCGCTTTGAGCGATGTGAGACCGAGACGCTTGGCGACCTCCGCCTGGGTCAATCCACCAGCGTAATGCAGCCACGCCGCGCGCGTCGCCATGCTCGCCTCGTCGTCGCGGACCGCCATTCCACCGATGAATGCCATGTCTCCACCCATGCTGCGCTGCATGAAAATTTTTGCAGCGCATGAAATTTTTATCGGACATGAAATAATTTTCACGACATGAAAAAATTGTCAAGCGCGACATGGTTGCGCCTCGGCAAAAAAGCCGCCTCCTTTGTCGGCGGCAGCAGCTTCGCGGCTACGGGTCAGAAAAGAACACGTGATTTCAGAAGCTTGGCGGATTTGTCGAGTTACGGGGCTCGGATCAGCGGAATCGCGGCTTCAGCCGCCCTGAACCGGTGGTTCGGGTTTCTCTCGGGAATGAGACCGGCTCACGGTGTCAATGGCCTAGATTCTTGATGTAAAGCGAGAGCAGTTGCGTCTGCGAGGAGATGCCGAGCTTGCGATAGACGTTGCGGCGGTGGACTTTGACCGTCCCTGTCGAGATGCCGAGCTTCAATCCGATCGATTCGGATGAATGCCCCTGCAGCACCAGTTCGATGATCGCCGCCTCCCGCTCGGTGAGATTGAGATGCCGCCAGACGCCGTCCGCGGGCGGATGCGCCGCCTTGCGTCGGTTTCGTCCCGTCCTAGCGAGCGCCGCGTCGAAGCGGCGGTCGAGCTCGCCCCAATGATGACGAACCAGTGCCGCAACCAGCGGCTCCACCTTCCTGAGCAAGGCAAATTCCGCCCCGCTGAACGCGCCGGTCGCCTCGCGCCGCATGAGCGAAAGCACCACGGTGACCTGGTCGCTGACCGGAACGAAAAAGCCGACCTCTTCAGCAAGCCCTGTCTGGACATAGTAGGTGCGATAATATTCGCTGGAGAAGAAACGGTCGGGCGCGAGTTCCCGCATCCGCCACACGCCAGGCTTCGGCGCGCATGCGGCGTGGTAGAACGGGTCGAGCAGATAGGGTCCGGCCTGATAGAGGCTCACGAAGAGCACGTGGTCCTTGGCGTCGAAGGTGCTGTAGAGGTCGATCGGCCGCTCCTTGCCTCGATAGGCGAAGACGACGACGTAGTCAAAGCTCATCACGGTCGACATCAGCCGCCGGAAGGTGCTGCCGACCGCCTGGTCGTCCATAGGCGCGCCGCTGATCAGCGGCGACAAGGCTTGAAAAAGTCTCTCGAGGTCGATGACCAAACCGTTCCCCCGCCGCTACTGTTGCAGGGTATACTCCTCCCACGAGGCAATCTGCGGTGAAATACCTCTCTTGGGGTATATACCGGCTCGGTAACCTTTGACTAGGCTACCTGACAATGACGGTGGGAAGCGCCGGCGCAAAACCGCGAGCGATTCCAAAAAACAACCGCAGGGAACAGACGTGACATCCGCTTCGACGAACGACATCGAATTCCGTTCGGTCGCCAAACGCTATGGCAGCGTGACGGCCGTGTCGGACATCAACCTCGCGGTGCCGCAGGGTGCCTTCGTGGCGCTGCTTGGACCTTCCGGCTGCGGCAAGACCACATGCCTGCGCATGATCGGCGGCTTCGAACAGCCGAGCGAGGGCACGGTCTATGTCGGCGGCCAGTCGATGAACGGCGTGCCGGCCTACCGCCGGCCGGTCAACATGGTCTTTCAGCAATATGCCCTCTTCCCGCATCTCGATGTCGAGCAGAACGTCGCCTATGGCTTGAAGCAGATGCGCCCGCGCGCCGCCACCGCCGAGATCGTGCGCCGCACGCAGGAGGCGCTCGAAATGGTTCGCCTCGGCGGCTTCGGCAAGCGCCGCATCCACGAGATGTCCGGTGGCCAGCAGCAGCGCGTGGCGCTCGCCCGCGCTATCGTCAACAAGCCGAAGGTGCTGCTCCTCGACGAGCCGCTCGCGGCGCTCGACAAGAAGCTGCGCACCGCCATGCAGATCGAGCTTCAGAGCCTGCAGCGCGAGCTGGGCATCACCTTCCTCCTCGTCACACACGATCAGGAAGAGGCGCTTTCGATGAGCGATCTCGTCTGCGTCATGAGCACCGGCCGCGTCGTGCAGATGGGACCGCCGCAGGAGATCTACGATCGCCCGGCAAGTCTCTTCGTCGCCGATTTCGTCGGCAAGACCAACCGCATCGCCGCCACGATCGAACCGGGCGCAGGCGCGGTGCGGCTTGCCAATGGCGTCGGTCTTTCGAAACCTGCGCGCGCCAACGGCACGGTCGGGGCTGCCATGGTGGCCCTGCGGCCGGAAGCGATCAGCCTCGTCCGAAATGGCACTGCAACACTGCAGGGGACGGTGACCCACCGCATTTTTCTGGGTTCTACCGTAGAATACTCGGTCGCGGTCGAGGGCCTTGGTGATTTCCTCGTCACTGCCGACCGGCGCCATGAAAGCGAACTTGCCGAGCCCGGTGAACGGATCGGGCTCAACTTCGATCCGAACGCAATGCATGTCTTCCCGGCCTGAACGGACCGGTCTGCCGCAAATCAATGCAGTCAACGATAAGGGAACAGCATCATGACCAAGTGGTACAGAGACAATGCCCCGATCACCGCGGACGGGCTCGCCGACGAGTTGATGCGCCTGAAGCGCGGCTCGGTTACCCGCCGCCATTTCCTCGGGGTCACCGGTCTCGGCCTGGCGACGGCCGTGCTCGCGCGCCAGCCCGGTCTCTTCAATTCGACCGCAGTCGCCGAGGATCTCGGCACGCAGATGTCGATCGCGACCTGGCCGAACTATCATGATCCCGCCACCTTCGAGGCCTTCACGGCCGCGACAGGCGTTGCCGTCGAAGTCAACGTCTTCGGCTCGAACGAGGAAATGCTGGCGAAGCTGCAGGCCGGCGGTACCGGCTGGGACCTTTTCGTGCCCACCAACTACACGATCTCCACCTATGTGAAGCTCGGTCTGATCGACGAACTCGATATGTCAAAACTGCCGAACTACGACGCCTCGACCGAGAACCCGCGCTTCACCAACGAGGGCATCGTCGACGGCAAGACCTATGCCGTGCCGAAGAACTGGGGAACGACCGGCATCGCGGTGAACTCCAGCAAGATCAAGACGCCGGTAGCGAGCTGGAAGGACTTCTTCGAGATCGCGATGACCGAGGCCGACGGCCGCACCATGGTGCACGACTACCAGCTCACCACCATCGGCAATGCGCTGGTTTCGCTCGGCTTTTCCTTCAATTCGATCAAGCCCGAAGAACTTGCCAAGGCCGAAGAGCTCCTGATCAAGGTGAAGCCGCATCTCTACGCGATCAACAGCGATTATCAGCCGGCGATGCGTGCAACCGACGCCTGGATGACGATGTGCTGGACCAATGATGGTGCGCAATTGAACCGCGACATTCCGGATATCAAATTCGTGCTCGGCAAGGACGGCGGCGAGATCTGGTCGGACTTCTACGCAATCCCGAAGAGTGCGGCCAACAAAGCGGCTGGATATGCACTGCTCAACTACCTGATGGCGCCTGAAAACGCCGTCAAGGAGCACATCGCCAACGGGGCGCCGACGACCGACAGCCGGGTCATGAAGCTGCTGCCGGCGGAAGTGACGTCCAACAAGATCGTCTATCCGGACGAGACCGCGCTGACCCCGCTCGAATTCGGCGCTGCCGTGACGCTGACGGATCCCGGCCGCGCCGAGCTTATGGCGCGGTTCAAGGCAGCTTGATTTTCGGCTCGCTGGCGAAACTTGCCCATCGTCCCGCTGCCGCGACCTTCTCCCCGTTTTTGACGGGGAGAAGGTGGCCGGCAGGCCGGATGAGGGGCGGATCTTGAACGTGCATTCTGACGGACCAACTCCATGCGCGCGGCAATGAACACGAAGAGGAACCTGGTGACGGCGGCGCTGGTTGCGCCGGCGGCCGCGTGGCTGACCGTCTTCCTGGTCCTCCCCTTCATCGCCATGCTTGTCTTCGCCTTCGGCGAGCGGGCACCCGAAGGCGGGTACCAGGTGGCCTTCACCTTCGCCCAGTTCGCCAACCTGCCGACCCGGGCAGCCGCCTTCTGGAATACGCTGCTCCTGGCGCCGGCGGGTGCCCTGCTCTGCCTGATCGTCGCCTATCCGGTCGCCTACTATCTGGCCGTTAAGGCGAACCCGCGCTACCGCCTCATCCTCGTTTCCCTCGTCGTCGTCCCGTTCTGGACGAGCCTGCTCGTTCGCACCTATGCCTGGATGTACATTCTCGGCTCGCGCGGCATTCCCAATCTGCTCGCGATGATCGGCATCGAGGATGTCCGCATGCTGAACACGCCCGGGGCCGTGCTGCTCGGCATCGTTTACGGTTATCTGCCGCTGATGATCATGCCGATCTATGTGAGCCTCGAAAGGCTCGACCGCCGGCTGCTGGAGGCCTCCGCCGATCTCGGCGCGAAGCCCGTCTCGACCTTTTTCGGCGTCACGCTGCCGCTGTCGCTGCCGGGGGTCACGACCGGTGTCGCGCTCGTCACCATCCTGCTCCTCGGCGAATACCTGATCCCGCAGCTCTTGGGCGGCGGCAAGGTCTTCTTCATCGGCAATGCGCTCGTCGACCTCTTCCTGCAGTCGCGCAACTGGCCTTTCGGCTCGGCCATCGCCGTCACTCTAGTCGCTGTTGTCGTCGTTGTTCTGATGGTGGCGATGCGGATCGCCTGGAGGGTCGCCGGAACAAGACAGGTGGATCTCGTCTGATGCGCGCCTTCATCTCCTGCGTCTATCTCTTCCTCTATGCACCGATCGCACTGGTCGTGTTGTTCTCCTTCAATGCGGGGCGCAATGCGAGCGAATTCACCGCTTTTTCGACCGCATGGTACGGCAAGGCGCTAAGCAACACCTTCCTCGTCTCGGCGCTCCAAAACAGCCTGATCATCGCCTTTACGAGCGCCGCGCTTGCCGCGGTTTTCGGCACCATGGCCGCGCTTGGCATGGAGCGGTTGAGCTCCCGCATGCGCGCGCTCTTCGATGCACTCTTCGCGGCGGCGATTGTCGTGCCCGGCGTCGTCATCGGCATTGCCACGCTGGTCGCGCTCGTCGCGGTATTCTCCTTCGTCAATCCGACAATCGCAGCCCTCTGGCCTGGCGATCAGCCGCCGCAGCTCGGGCTCGGTTATGGCTCGATCATTGCCGCCCACGGGCTCTTCTCGATGGCGCTCGTCGCCATGATCGTCAAGGCGCGCATCGCCAGCCTCGGGCGGGACATCGTCGAGGCGTCGAGTGATCTTTACGCGACGCCGCTCACCACCTTTCGGTTGATCGTGCTGCCGCAGATTCTGCCGTCGATTCTCGCTGGCTTTCTGCTCGCCTTCACCTTCTCCTTTGACGATTTCATCATCGCCTTTTTCGTCGCCGGCTCGAAGACGACCCTGCCGATCTATGTCTTCGCCTCGATCCGCCGCGGCGTGACGCCGGAGATCAACGCCATCGCGACACTCGTGCTCGTCGCCTCGCTGCTCCTCATCCTGACCGCACGCGTGCTCATGCGCGAAAAGAAAAGCAAATCCGGGGAGTGAAACCATGATCCTCAAAGACCGGATCGCGATCGTGACCGGAGCGGGTTCCGGGATCGGCCAGGCGGGTGCGGCCATCATGGCACGCGAAGGCGCTCATGTCGTGGTCGTCGACCGCAGCGCGAACGCCGCAAACGATACCGTCGCTGCGATTGCCGCCGAGGGCGGCAGTGCCGAAGCGCTCGCGATCGACGTCACGGATGACGACTCCCTGTCGTACGGCATTTCCGACGTCCTTTCCCGGCACGGCCGCATCGACATCCTGCACAATCATGCCGGCGCGCAGGTCGCGGGCGACCTCGAAACGGTCGAGGTCCCGGGTTTCGACCGATCCTGGAGCCTCAATGTCCGCGCCCATTTCATGGCCGCCCGCCTCGTGATGCCATCGATGAAGGCGGCGCGCCGCGGCGTGATCGTCAACACCTCCTCGTCCTCCGGTGTACTCTATGATCGGGAGATGATCGCCTACACGACCACAAAGCATGCGGTCATCGCCATGACCCGGCAGATGGCCGGCGACTACGCGAAATACGGCGTGCGCGTGAACGCCCTCTGCCCTGGCTGGGTCGATACCCCCTTCAACGAGCCCTTCATTGCGCAGATGGGTGGGCGGAGCGCCATCGAGGCTTATATCCGCGAGAGAGTGCCGCTCGGCCGCTGGGCCAGCGTCGACGAAATCGCCGAGTCGATCCTGTTCCTCGTCTCCGATCGCTCGTCCTACATGACCGGCCAGATCCTCGTGGTCGACGGCGGCGAGACTGTCGTCTGACACGGCGAGATATCGCCTCTACCAGTTTTCGAAAGCGGATGAGAGAGCAAAGCCGTCCTCGTCACTTCGGCGGAAGCGACAGCGCATAGCTGAGCGCCGCCTCAATGAGGCTCCTGCGCAAGGCGTCGTCGCCATAGGCCCCCGCGCCGGCGCGTACCCAGCCATGCATTTGGCGCTCGCCCATCACCATCTGGACGACGCCTGGCAGCGCCAGCGCCCAGCCGTCATTGCCCTTGCCCAGCCTCACCAGCATACCGTCCTCGCGCGCGCCGCATAGGAGATTGCCGTTGACGAGAAAGGCCAGGCCGCCGAACATCGGCTTCTCGGAAAGCCCCGGCTGATCGCCGAGTTCCTGCCTGACCAATTCCTCAAGCCCCTTATCGCGCATCGATTTTCCTCGCTTTTTCCAAGGCTCGCAGCTGGATCATTTTCCGAAAGAGCCGAGTATGAATTGCTGATTCGATTCGGTGTATCGGCCCAGCTGAACCGTCCTCTGAAATTTTTGATTCAACTCTTGAGCTTCAGACGCCGGCGCGTCTCGCTGGGGCTTTCGCGATAGTGGGCGCGGTAGCTTCGCGAAAACGACGACGACGAATTGAACCCGGAGATCGCTGCGATGTCGGCGAACTCCATCCGCGTCTCGATCACTTTGCGGCGCGCCGCATTGAGCCTGAGTGCGAGATAGTGCTCATGCGGCGCGACTCCCATCGCCTCCTTGAAGAGGTCTTGCAGATGCCGGGCGCTGACACCCACCCGGCGCGCAAGGCGCTGAAGCGTAAGCGGCGCCTCGACCGTTTCCTCCATGAGCTTGACGGCCGCGCCGACGCGCGTGTCGAGAATGCGCATATTGCCGATCGCCGGCATCTGCAGGAGGTCGCCACGCGTGCGCTCCTGCTCATAGATGAAGAGCCGCGACACTTCGAGGGCCAGCGAATAGCCATGCGCTCGACGGATCAGCTCCAGCATCAGGTCAAGCGTCGGCAGCGAGCCACCGGTGGTGATGCGCTTGCCGTCGATGACGAAACGCTCACGTACCATGGTCACCTGCGGATAGGCGGCGGCGAAATCCTCGAAATCCTCCCAGTGGGTGGTGGCGGAAAAATTGTCGAGCAGGCTCGTCTCGGCAAGCAGCCAGGAACCCGATTCGATTCCCGCCATTACCTCCCGATATCGAGCCGTCTGCGAGAGCAGCATCTTGAGCTGCGACGTGGCGCTGCGCTGCCAATTGTAGCTTGACAGCACGAAAAGCGGCGACGTTTCGCGCTGTGGCCGGAACGGCCCGGCGACCGGGATGGGGATGCCGCTCTTCGTCTCGATCGCCTCGCCGTTCGGGCTGAACATCGTCCAGCTATAGAGCGTGCGCCCGGCGATGCGATTTGCGGCGCGCAGCGGCTCGACGACCGAGGCGACGAGGATGAGATTGGTCTCCGGCAGGACGAGCAGATCGACATGCTGCGCCTGCGAAACGGCGGCTTCCACGGTGTAACTTCCTCCTCCTTTTGCCGACAATGTATAGAATGGCTCCGAACTTGGAAAGCAAGCTGGCGCTTTCTGGCTCGTAATAGGCTCAACAAAAAGGGAGACAGCCATGCCGCTCAGCATGAACCGCGAGGTGTTCGTCACCTGTGCCGTCACCGGCGCCGGCGACACCGTTTCGAAATCCCCTCACGTGCCGGTCACGCCGAAACAGATTGCCGAAGCGGCGATCGAAGCTGCCAAGGCGGGCGCCGCGATCGTCCACTGTCACGTCCGCGATCCCGACACCGGCGCACCGGCGCGGCGCCGCGATCTCTATAAGGAAGTGACCGACCGCATCCGCTCCGCCGATATCGACGTGGTCCTCAATCTGACCGCCGGCATGGGCGGCGACCTCGTCTTCGGCAATGTCGAGAGCCCCTTCCCGGTCAACGAAAAAGGAACGGACATGGCCGGCGCCACCGAGCGCGTCGCCCACGTGGCCGAATGCCTGCCGGAAATCTGCACGCTCGACTGCGGCACGATGAACTTCTCGCTCGGCGACTACGTGATGACCAATACGCCGTCGATGCTGCGCGAGATGGCGCGCCAGATGACCGCCCTCGGCGTCCGCCCGGAGATCGAGGCATTCGACACCGGACACCTGTGGTTTGCCAAACAACTCGTCGAGGAAGGCCTGATCGAAGACCCGGTCCTGATCCAGCTCTGCATGGGCATTCCGTGGGGCGCGCCGGACGACCTCAACACCTTCATGGCGATGGTCAACAACGTGCCCTCGAACTGGACCTTCTCGGCCTTCTCGATCGGCCGCAATGCCATGGCCTATCCGGCCGCTGCAATCCTTGCCGGCGGCAACGTCCGCGTCGGCCTTGAAGACAACCTCTATGTCGGCAAGGGCCAGCTCGCGACCAATCCCCAACTCGTCGAAAAGGCGGTTGCCGTCGTTGAGAACATGGGCGCGAAGATCATCGGGCCGGAAGAGGTCCGGAAGAAGCTGAAGCTGACGAAGCGGTGAAGGCCTGTCCCCGACCCTCCCACAAGGGGAGGGTTTAACCTGCCGCGCCGGCGAAAACTGGAGGAAGCGCCGGCATGCCTAGTTAAGTCTCTCGGATAACGAGAACCGCGCGGCAGGTGGTTAGGGAAAGAGGGACTGAACAGGATGGGCGCACCCAGCCCTCCTCCTTGTGGGGAGGGTGGCCCACAGGGCCGGGAGGGGTTCCGACGCAACAGTTGATTGGAGAGGGAATGAGCACCATCACCAAGGCC includes:
- a CDS encoding LuxR C-terminal-related transcriptional regulator; translated protein: MVIDLERLFQALSPLISGAPMDDQAVGSTFRRLMSTVMSFDYVVVFAYRGKERPIDLYSTFDAKDHVLFVSLYQAGPYLLDPFYHAACAPKPGVWRMRELAPDRFFSSEYYRTYYVQTGLAEEVGFFVPVSDQVTVVLSLMRREATGAFSGAEFALLRKVEPLVAALVRHHWGELDRRFDAALARTGRNRRKAAHPPADGVWRHLNLTEREAAIIELVLQGHSSESIGLKLGISTGTVKVHRRNVYRKLGISSQTQLLSLYIKNLGH
- a CDS encoding ABC transporter ATP-binding protein; protein product: MTSASTNDIEFRSVAKRYGSVTAVSDINLAVPQGAFVALLGPSGCGKTTCLRMIGGFEQPSEGTVYVGGQSMNGVPAYRRPVNMVFQQYALFPHLDVEQNVAYGLKQMRPRAATAEIVRRTQEALEMVRLGGFGKRRIHEMSGGQQQRVALARAIVNKPKVLLLDEPLAALDKKLRTAMQIELQSLQRELGITFLLVTHDQEEALSMSDLVCVMSTGRVVQMGPPQEIYDRPASLFVADFVGKTNRIAATIEPGAGAVRLANGVGLSKPARANGTVGAAMVALRPEAISLVRNGTATLQGTVTHRIFLGSTVEYSVAVEGLGDFLVTADRRHESELAEPGERIGLNFDPNAMHVFPA
- a CDS encoding spermidine/putrescine ABC transporter substrate-binding protein; protein product: MTKWYRDNAPITADGLADELMRLKRGSVTRRHFLGVTGLGLATAVLARQPGLFNSTAVAEDLGTQMSIATWPNYHDPATFEAFTAATGVAVEVNVFGSNEEMLAKLQAGGTGWDLFVPTNYTISTYVKLGLIDELDMSKLPNYDASTENPRFTNEGIVDGKTYAVPKNWGTTGIAVNSSKIKTPVASWKDFFEIAMTEADGRTMVHDYQLTTIGNALVSLGFSFNSIKPEELAKAEELLIKVKPHLYAINSDYQPAMRATDAWMTMCWTNDGAQLNRDIPDIKFVLGKDGGEIWSDFYAIPKSAANKAAGYALLNYLMAPENAVKEHIANGAPTTDSRVMKLLPAEVTSNKIVYPDETALTPLEFGAAVTLTDPGRAELMARFKAA
- a CDS encoding ABC transporter permease, with product MRAAMNTKRNLVTAALVAPAAAWLTVFLVLPFIAMLVFAFGERAPEGGYQVAFTFAQFANLPTRAAAFWNTLLLAPAGALLCLIVAYPVAYYLAVKANPRYRLILVSLVVVPFWTSLLVRTYAWMYILGSRGIPNLLAMIGIEDVRMLNTPGAVLLGIVYGYLPLMIMPIYVSLERLDRRLLEASADLGAKPVSTFFGVTLPLSLPGVTTGVALVTILLLGEYLIPQLLGGGKVFFIGNALVDLFLQSRNWPFGSAIAVTLVAVVVVVLMVAMRIAWRVAGTRQVDLV
- a CDS encoding ABC transporter permease — translated: MRAFISCVYLFLYAPIALVVLFSFNAGRNASEFTAFSTAWYGKALSNTFLVSALQNSLIIAFTSAALAAVFGTMAALGMERLSSRMRALFDALFAAAIVVPGVVIGIATLVALVAVFSFVNPTIAALWPGDQPPQLGLGYGSIIAAHGLFSMALVAMIVKARIASLGRDIVEASSDLYATPLTTFRLIVLPQILPSILAGFLLAFTFSFDDFIIAFFVAGSKTTLPIYVFASIRRGVTPEINAIATLVLVASLLLILTARVLMREKKSKSGE
- a CDS encoding SDR family NAD(P)-dependent oxidoreductase, which encodes MILKDRIAIVTGAGSGIGQAGAAIMAREGAHVVVVDRSANAANDTVAAIAAEGGSAEALAIDVTDDDSLSYGISDVLSRHGRIDILHNHAGAQVAGDLETVEVPGFDRSWSLNVRAHFMAARLVMPSMKAARRGVIVNTSSSSGVLYDREMIAYTTTKHAVIAMTRQMAGDYAKYGVRVNALCPGWVDTPFNEPFIAQMGGRSAIEAYIRERVPLGRWASVDEIAESILFLVSDRSSYMTGQILVVDGGETVV
- a CDS encoding TfoX/Sxy family protein; amino-acid sequence: MRDKGLEELVRQELGDQPGLSEKPMFGGLAFLVNGNLLCGAREDGMLVRLGKGNDGWALALPGVVQMVMGERQMHGWVRAGAGAYGDDALRRSLIEAALSYALSLPPK
- a CDS encoding GlxA family transcriptional regulator; protein product: MEAAVSQAQHVDLLVLPETNLILVASVVEPLRAANRIAGRTLYSWTMFSPNGEAIETKSGIPIPVAGPFRPQRETSPLFVLSSYNWQRSATSQLKMLLSQTARYREVMAGIESGSWLLAETSLLDNFSATTHWEDFEDFAAAYPQVTMVRERFVIDGKRITTGGSLPTLDLMLELIRRAHGYSLALEVSRLFIYEQERTRGDLLQMPAIGNMRILDTRVGAAVKLMEETVEAPLTLQRLARRVGVSARHLQDLFKEAMGVAPHEHYLALRLNAARRKVIETRMEFADIAAISGFNSSSSFSRSYRAHYRESPSETRRRLKLKS
- a CDS encoding 3-keto-5-aminohexanoate cleavage protein, which codes for MPLSMNREVFVTCAVTGAGDTVSKSPHVPVTPKQIAEAAIEAAKAGAAIVHCHVRDPDTGAPARRRDLYKEVTDRIRSADIDVVLNLTAGMGGDLVFGNVESPFPVNEKGTDMAGATERVAHVAECLPEICTLDCGTMNFSLGDYVMTNTPSMLREMARQMTALGVRPEIEAFDTGHLWFAKQLVEEGLIEDPVLIQLCMGIPWGAPDDLNTFMAMVNNVPSNWTFSAFSIGRNAMAYPAAAILAGGNVRVGLEDNLYVGKGQLATNPQLVEKAVAVVENMGAKIIGPEEVRKKLKLTKR